One region of uncultured Sulfurimonas sp. genomic DNA includes:
- a CDS encoding DEAD/DEAH box helicase, which yields MSFNNLGLSAPLLKAIKEQGYSEPTPIQKQAIPVILDRKDILAGAQTGTGKTAGFTLPMLELLSRAKSTNAKKHIKVLILTPTRELAAQVGESVAIYGKHLPYKSCVIFGGVKINPQIVQLRKGVDIVIATPGRLLDHVSQRTIDLSKVDFLILDEADRMLDMGFINDIKKVLAILPSQRQNLLFSATYSDAIKKLSDRLLNSPTLIEVARANTSSEIVKQAVYHVDKVRKRELLTHLIQEGKWKQVLVFTRTKHGANRLCDQLYKDGISAVAIHGNKSQNARTKALSDFKKGEVRVLVATDIAARGIDIDQLPHVVNYELPNVSEDYVHRIGRTGRAGNEGEAISLVCVDENEYLANIEKLIKKDIPKVWLKGFKPDPSIKAEPINQGGGGKARGGNSRNRPRNKPTQGANSSRNSSSRRR from the coding sequence ATGTCGTTTAACAACTTAGGGTTATCAGCCCCACTATTAAAAGCTATAAAAGAGCAAGGTTATAGTGAGCCAACCCCGATTCAAAAACAGGCTATCCCTGTAATTCTGGATAGAAAAGATATACTTGCAGGTGCGCAAACTGGGACAGGAAAGACAGCTGGTTTTACACTTCCAATGTTAGAGCTTTTAAGTCGTGCTAAATCTACAAACGCTAAAAAGCATATAAAAGTATTGATACTTACACCTACTAGGGAGTTAGCAGCACAAGTTGGGGAGAGTGTTGCCATTTATGGTAAGCACCTACCATACAAATCATGTGTAATTTTTGGTGGTGTAAAAATAAATCCTCAAATAGTGCAACTAAGAAAAGGTGTAGATATAGTTATAGCAACACCTGGAAGACTTCTTGATCATGTAAGTCAAAGAACTATAGACTTATCAAAAGTTGATTTTCTTATTCTTGATGAAGCAGATAGAATGCTTGATATGGGCTTTATAAATGATATTAAAAAAGTTTTAGCCATACTTCCTTCTCAAAGACAAAACTTGCTTTTTTCAGCTACTTACTCAGATGCGATTAAAAAACTATCAGATAGGCTTTTAAACTCTCCGACACTTATAGAAGTAGCTCGAGCAAATACCTCTTCAGAGATTGTAAAACAAGCTGTTTATCATGTAGATAAAGTTCGCAAGCGTGAACTTTTAACGCACCTTATTCAAGAGGGAAAATGGAAACAAGTGCTTGTATTTACAAGAACAAAACATGGTGCAAATCGTTTGTGCGATCAGTTATATAAAGATGGTATTAGTGCTGTTGCAATTCATGGAAATAAAAGTCAAAATGCTAGAACAAAAGCTTTAAGTGACTTTAAAAAAGGTGAAGTTAGAGTTCTTGTTGCTACGGATATAGCAGCTCGTGGTATAGATATAGACCAACTTCCTCATGTTGTAAACTACGAACTTCCAAATGTAAGTGAAGATTATGTTCATCGTATTGGTAGAACAGGTCGTGCAGGAAATGAAGGAGAAGCTATCTCTCTTGTTTGTGTAGATGAAAATGAGTATTTAGCAAATATTGAAAAACTTATAAAAAAAGATATTCCTAAAGTGTGGTTAAAAGGTTTTAAACCTGACCCATCCATAAAAGCAGAACCTATAAATCAAGGTGGCGGAGGAAAAGCTCGCGGAGGAAACTCTCGAAATAGACCTAGAAACAAGCCTACTCAAGGCGCAAACTCATCAAGAAACTCTTCAAGTAGAAGAAGATAA
- a CDS encoding P-II family nitrogen regulator, whose product MNRNITILTDVELITCILQKGLADKITKVAIEAGAQGATIHYAQGSGVRERLGILGVAVEAEKEVLQIIVSTEQVDRIFDAIYLAAELDTPGMGFMYVTRLEKAGTYIPQEVLQKIESRIT is encoded by the coding sequence ATGAACAGAAATATAACAATTTTAACAGATGTAGAACTCATAACGTGTATCTTGCAAAAAGGTTTAGCAGATAAGATAACAAAAGTAGCCATAGAAGCTGGAGCGCAAGGTGCTACCATTCATTATGCTCAAGGAAGTGGCGTTCGTGAGAGACTAGGGATTTTAGGAGTAGCAGTTGAGGCAGAAAAAGAAGTACTACAAATCATAGTATCAACTGAACAAGTTGACCGCATCTTTGATGCTATCTACTTAGCAGCAGAGTTAGACACTCCTGGAATGGGTTTTATGTATGTAACAAGACTTGAAAAAGCGGGAACTTACATACCTCAAGAAGTTTTACAAAAGATAGAATCGAGAATTACATGA
- a CDS encoding DUF1538 domain-containing protein, with amino-acid sequence MQNLPPKEIRFGDYTRDVQANYTQISYNDISSLPSKPKAKIQLRSLDIYRLIKPYVSVRFMEQVYGLMPLALYLVIFQIFMLRQSVTDASTISAGLFAVILGLMFFMEGIKQGLMPFGEVIGNTLPKKVSLSLVLLIAFLLGIGVTFAEPAIGALKAAGSLVEVQKAPYLYAMLNDYSNSLVLIVGIGVGFAAVLGTMRFIYGWSLKPYIYISLIPTILLTIYVMFNADLASILGLAWDSGAVTTGPVTVPLVLALGIGIAAASSKGDSSLSGFGIVTLASIFPIIGVMSLGIYLSFVITPAEIISLSLANSGVTQSLAWYETTPGEEIVLGIRAIVPLVLFLLFVLKIVLKVKIANSGTIIYGIILAVLGMIIFNLGLTYGLAKLGSQSGSLIPAAFNTITASDGTIIDALYPYAIGLSVAILFAWILGFGATLAEPALNALGMTVENLTQGVFKKRTLMYAVSLGVGSGIALGIVKIIFNIPLGYLIIPLYSVAVLLTYMSNEAYVNIAWDSAGVTTGPITVPLVLAMGLGFGDAVGSIEGFGILSMASIGPIISVLITGLWVGQKQKKAIKENA; translated from the coding sequence CCTAGCAAACCAAAAGCAAAAATACAACTTCGCTCGCTTGATATCTACCGACTTATAAAACCTTATGTAAGTGTTCGTTTTATGGAACAAGTCTATGGTTTAATGCCATTAGCTCTCTACCTTGTTATATTTCAAATTTTTATGCTCAGACAATCAGTCACAGATGCATCTACTATATCAGCTGGACTTTTTGCGGTTATACTTGGTTTGATGTTTTTTATGGAAGGTATCAAACAAGGGTTAATGCCATTTGGAGAAGTCATAGGAAACACCCTTCCAAAAAAAGTCTCTTTAAGCCTTGTTCTTCTTATAGCGTTTTTACTTGGCATCGGAGTTACATTTGCTGAACCGGCCATTGGTGCATTAAAAGCTGCAGGCTCACTTGTAGAAGTTCAAAAAGCCCCTTACCTCTACGCCATGCTAAATGACTACTCAAACTCTTTAGTTCTTATAGTTGGCATCGGAGTGGGATTTGCGGCGGTTCTTGGGACTATGCGTTTTATATATGGTTGGAGTTTAAAACCCTATATCTATATATCTCTTATTCCTACTATTTTACTAACTATCTATGTTATGTTTAATGCAGACTTAGCATCTATACTTGGTCTTGCATGGGATAGTGGAGCGGTAACAACAGGGCCTGTAACTGTTCCTTTGGTTTTAGCTCTTGGTATAGGAATAGCGGCTGCATCTTCAAAAGGAGATAGCTCACTCTCAGGTTTTGGGATAGTTACTCTTGCATCTATCTTCCCTATCATAGGAGTTATGAGTCTTGGCATCTATCTCTCTTTTGTTATCACTCCTGCTGAGATTATCTCTTTATCTTTGGCAAACAGTGGAGTTACACAGAGTTTAGCTTGGTATGAAACAACTCCAGGAGAAGAGATAGTCCTTGGCATCCGAGCTATAGTCCCTCTAGTTTTATTTTTACTTTTTGTACTAAAAATAGTTTTAAAAGTAAAAATTGCTAATTCTGGAACTATTATTTATGGAATCATATTAGCAGTTCTTGGCATGATTATCTTTAATCTTGGTCTAACTTATGGCTTAGCAAAACTTGGCTCCCAATCAGGTAGTTTAATCCCAGCGGCATTTAACACCATAACAGCATCTGATGGAACTATCATAGATGCACTATACCCTTACGCTATTGGTCTTAGTGTAGCTATATTGTTTGCTTGGATACTCGGATTTGGAGCGACTTTGGCAGAACCTGCTCTAAATGCTCTTGGAATGACAGTTGAAAATCTCACTCAAGGCGTATTTAAAAAGCGTACTTTGATGTACGCAGTATCTCTAGGAGTTGGTTCTGGCATCGCTCTTGGCATTGTTAAAATCATCTTTAACATTCCACTTGGATATCTCATCATTCCACTCTACTCTGTTGCAGTTTTACTTACTTATATGTCTAATGAAGCTTATGTAAATATCGCATGGGACAGTGCAGGTGTTACAACCGGACCTATTACAGTTCCTTTAGTCTTAGCTATGGGACTCGGGTTTGGAGATGCGGTTGGTTCTATTGAGGGATTTGGGATACTCTCTATGGCATCTATTGGACCTATTATCTCCGTACTTATTACAGGTTTATGGGTAGGACAAAAACAAAAAAAAGCGATTAAGGAAAATGCATGA